The following proteins come from a genomic window of Microtus pennsylvanicus isolate mMicPen1 chromosome 22, mMicPen1.hap1, whole genome shotgun sequence:
- the Tmem237 gene encoding transmembrane protein 237 isoform X2, which translates to MGKKQVVGEAQHPPRALPPVPSAIQEDVPPSHPKKKKPRAKSTLGPASSEGLAEPVAHRRSESSEPPAAELKGHPEAPVPRRQKKIRPPPELETSFSEKPSSPSLLRNENGIQVEPPAEAVLPKPRRKAKKTQPAELQYANELGVEEEDIITDEQRTLEQHSRFTAPTGVSQPVGKVFVEKSRRFHAADRSELIKTTENIDMSMDVKPSWTTRDVALSVYRAFRMIGLFSHGFLAGCAVWNIVVIYVLAGDQLSGLSNLLQQYKPLAYPFQSLLYLLLALSTVSAFDRTDFAKTSVAIRNFLALEPTALASFLYFAALVLSLSQQMTSDRIHLYTPPVNGSLWAAETEEQILVPWIIVNLVVALLVGLSWLFLSHRPAMDLSEELMFFSDVEEYPDRGIQASS; encoded by the exons ATGGGGAAGAAGCAGGTGGTTGGCGAGGCTCAG CATCCTCCACGAGCCCTTCCACCTGTGCCGAG TGCGATTCAAG AAGATGTACCGCCTAGCCATCCTAAGAAGAAGAAACCCAGAGCGAAAAGCACGTTAG GTCCTGCTTCTTCGGAAGGTCTTGCTGAGCCTGTTGCTCATAGGCGATCTGAGAGCAGTGAACCACCAGCTGCGGAGCTCAAGGGACACCCAGAGGCTCCTGTTCCAAGGAGACAGAAGAAGATCAGGCCGCCTCCTG AGTTGGAGACGTCCTTCAGTGAGAAGCCGTCCAGTCCATCTTTACTGCGGAATGAAAATGGCATCCAGGTGGAGCCGCCTGCGGAGGCCGTTCTTCCCAAACCGCGGAGGAAGGCAAA GAAAACCCAGCCAGCAGAACTACAGTATGCTAATGAGCTAGGCGTGGAAGAGGAAGACATAATTACGGATGAGCAACGCACGCTAGAGCAGCACTCTCGGTTCACGGCACCCACTGGCGTCAGCCAGCCTGTCGGCAAAGTATTTGTGGAAAAAAGCC GGAGGTTTCACGCGGCAGACCGTTCGGAGCTGataaaaaccacagaaaacatAGACATGTCGATGGACGTGAAGCCGTCCTGGACCACTCGGGATGTGGCCCTCTCAGTGTACCGAGCTTTCAG GATGATTGGTCTGTTTTCTCACGGCTTCCTGGCTGGCTGTGCCGTGTGGAACATTGTTGTGATCTATGTTCTGGCGGGAGACCAGCTGTCTGGCCTCTCCAACCTCCTGCAGCAGTACAAGCCCCTGGCGTACCCGTTCCAGAGCCTCCTCTACCTGCTCCTGGCTCTGAGCACTGTGTCAGCCTTTGACAG GACCGACTTTGCGAAAACCTCCGTAGCCATCCGGAACTTCTTGGCCCTGGAGCCCACAGCTTTAGCTTCTTTCT TGTACTTTGCTGCTCTAGTGCTGTCTCTGAGTCAGCAGATGACAAGCGACAGGATCCACCTGTACACGCCGCCTGTTAATGGGAGCCTCTG GGCAGCAGAAACCGAGGAACAGATTCTTGTGCCGTGGATCATCGTGAACCTGGTGGTGGCCCTTCTGGTTGGGTTATCCTGGCTCTTTTTGTCTCACAGACCAGCCATGGATCTTAGTGAAG agCTGATGTTCTTCTCTGACGTGGAAGAGTACCCTGATAGGGGAATCCAGGCGTCTTCATAG
- the Tmem237 gene encoding transmembrane protein 237 isoform X1 translates to MGEMARFCGTCETWTTSILHEPFHLCREDVPPSHPKKKKPRAKSTLGPASSEGLAEPVAHRRSESSEPPAAELKGHPEAPVPRRQKKIRPPPELETSFSEKPSSPSLLRNENGIQVEPPAEAVLPKPRRKAKKTQPAELQYANELGVEEEDIITDEQRTLEQHSRFTAPTGVSQPVGKVFVEKSRRFHAADRSELIKTTENIDMSMDVKPSWTTRDVALSVYRAFRMIGLFSHGFLAGCAVWNIVVIYVLAGDQLSGLSNLLQQYKPLAYPFQSLLYLLLALSTVSAFDRTDFAKTSVAIRNFLALEPTALASFLYFAALVLSLSQQMTSDRIHLYTPPVNGSLWAAETEEQILVPWIIVNLVVALLVGLSWLFLSHRPAMDLSEELMFFSDVEEYPDRGIQASS, encoded by the exons ATGGGCGAGATGGCTCGTTTCTGCGGGACATGTGAGACGTGGACCACTAG CATCCTCCACGAGCCCTTCCACCTGTGCCGAG AAGATGTACCGCCTAGCCATCCTAAGAAGAAGAAACCCAGAGCGAAAAGCACGTTAG GTCCTGCTTCTTCGGAAGGTCTTGCTGAGCCTGTTGCTCATAGGCGATCTGAGAGCAGTGAACCACCAGCTGCGGAGCTCAAGGGACACCCAGAGGCTCCTGTTCCAAGGAGACAGAAGAAGATCAGGCCGCCTCCTG AGTTGGAGACGTCCTTCAGTGAGAAGCCGTCCAGTCCATCTTTACTGCGGAATGAAAATGGCATCCAGGTGGAGCCGCCTGCGGAGGCCGTTCTTCCCAAACCGCGGAGGAAGGCAAA GAAAACCCAGCCAGCAGAACTACAGTATGCTAATGAGCTAGGCGTGGAAGAGGAAGACATAATTACGGATGAGCAACGCACGCTAGAGCAGCACTCTCGGTTCACGGCACCCACTGGCGTCAGCCAGCCTGTCGGCAAAGTATTTGTGGAAAAAAGCC GGAGGTTTCACGCGGCAGACCGTTCGGAGCTGataaaaaccacagaaaacatAGACATGTCGATGGACGTGAAGCCGTCCTGGACCACTCGGGATGTGGCCCTCTCAGTGTACCGAGCTTTCAG GATGATTGGTCTGTTTTCTCACGGCTTCCTGGCTGGCTGTGCCGTGTGGAACATTGTTGTGATCTATGTTCTGGCGGGAGACCAGCTGTCTGGCCTCTCCAACCTCCTGCAGCAGTACAAGCCCCTGGCGTACCCGTTCCAGAGCCTCCTCTACCTGCTCCTGGCTCTGAGCACTGTGTCAGCCTTTGACAG GACCGACTTTGCGAAAACCTCCGTAGCCATCCGGAACTTCTTGGCCCTGGAGCCCACAGCTTTAGCTTCTTTCT TGTACTTTGCTGCTCTAGTGCTGTCTCTGAGTCAGCAGATGACAAGCGACAGGATCCACCTGTACACGCCGCCTGTTAATGGGAGCCTCTG GGCAGCAGAAACCGAGGAACAGATTCTTGTGCCGTGGATCATCGTGAACCTGGTGGTGGCCCTTCTGGTTGGGTTATCCTGGCTCTTTTTGTCTCACAGACCAGCCATGGATCTTAGTGAAG agCTGATGTTCTTCTCTGACGTGGAAGAGTACCCTGATAGGGGAATCCAGGCGTCTTCATAG